In a single window of the Gossypium hirsutum isolate 1008001.06 chromosome D02, Gossypium_hirsutum_v2.1, whole genome shotgun sequence genome:
- the LOC107908790 gene encoding protein RER1A isoform X2 yields MEGIGGPPMPQWGHDAWRMYQYYLDKSTPHTTYRWIGSLVIVAIYCLRVYSDQGFYIFVFGLGIYLLNLLFGFGFLSPLVDPELEGSDGPLLPIKRSDEFKPFIRRLPEFKFWYSMTKAFCIAFVMTFFSVFDAPVFWPILLCYGIVLFVITMRRLIGHMIKYKNIPVRKVLLVAVVLVRIESQHT; encoded by the exons ATGGAAGGAATCGGAGGGCCACCGATGCCTCAATGGGGACATGATGCTTGGAGGATGTATCAGTATTATCTAGATAAGTCGACTCCTCATACGACTTATAGGTGGATCGGATCCCTTGTTATAGTAGCTATCTATTGTTTGCGGGTCTATTCCGATCAAGGGTTTTACATATTCGTGTTCGGTCTAGGGATTTACCTACTGAATTTGCtatttggatttgggtttttgtCTCCTTTGGTTGATCCTGAACTCGAAGGTTCCGATGGACCTTTGTTGCCAATAAAACGTTCAGACGAGTTCAAGCCGTTTATTCGTAGGCTACCCGAGTTTAAGTTCTG GTACTCCATGACCAAGGCTTTCTGCATAGCATTTGTCATGACTTTCTTCTCTGTATTCGATGCTCCCGTCTTTTGGCCTATACTACTTTGTTATGGGATCGTTCTCTTCGTTATTACAATGAGGCGTCTAATCGGACATATGATCAAATACAA aAATATTCCGGTAAGAAAGGTTCTGCTAGTAGCAGTGGTTCTCGTGAGGATTGAATCTCAGCATACATGA
- the LOC107908789 gene encoding uncharacterized protein, with amino-acid sequence MQDTRTDLKLLEGGVLKEAEETIKADHVGNNPETDSDSATALQLFLDRIPINNSIPGIKNSPVVELKTGDTVKDAIEFLYTKNAFGAPIVDVLDPEIPLTRFPDRYIGFLDFATLVLWSLQNASKETGNASKETGKGNFMSLLEKNPEIGNTKDTLFHVLLLISKHRIQVVPVVEQSNLKVTGFVTQNAVIQLLLQSDGLTWFDSIAEKPLSEFRFENESVSFVYGDESIADALHVLFKSQTGAVAVINRQTRMLIGSVRNGDVYLLMENDKIFRDRKVVTVEEFIRIETSDRDPDPTIERDMGALLSAGVLQLRNKYRPRMDSPVTNKKTDTLKEAMKNVARTKSDFCFQVDDSQHLLGILTLRDIILQFSPPSMNSNIDGGGFFETALELTGCQIKGGTLVCDH; translated from the exons ATGCAAGATACGAGAACTGATTTGAAACTACTAGAAGGAGGTGTCTTAAAGGAAGCAGAAGAGACCATCAAAGCTGATCATGTCGGAAACAACCCTGAAACTGATTCAGATTCAGCCACTGCTCTGCAACTTTTTCTTGATCGTATCCCCATTAACAATTCAATCCCTGGCATTAAAAACTCACCTG TTGTGGAATTGAAAACTGGGGATACTGTGAAGGATGCAATTGAGTTTTTGTATACAAAGAATGCCTTCGGTGCTCCCATTGTTGATGTTTTAGACCCTGAAATCCCATTAACCAGATTCCCAGATCGCTACATTGGTTTCCTTGATTTTGCCACCTTGGTTCTCTGGTCCCTTCAG AATGCTAGCAAGGAGACTGGT AATGCTAGCAAGGAGACTGGCAAAGGCAATTTCATGTCCTTGCTTGAAAAGAATCCTGAAATTGGCAATACAaag GATACCCTATTTCATGTTCTGTTGCTGATCTCGAAACACCGAATCCAAGTCGTGCCGGTTGTCGAACAATCCAATCTTAAAGTCACAGGTTTCGTTACACAG AATGCAGTTATCCAATTGCTTCTTCAATCTGATGGACTCACTTGGTTCGATAGTATTGCCGAAAAGCCGCTATCGGAATTCCG GTTCGAAAACGAGAGTGTAAGTTTCGTGTATGGTGATGAGAGCATAGCCGATGCACTTCATGTCTTGTTTAAAAGCCAAACCGGTGCAGTTGCTGTTATCAATAGACAAACTCGAATGCTGATCGGTAGTGTTAGAAACGGCGATGTGTACCTTCTTATGGAGAACGATAAGATTTTCCGTGATCGAAA GGTTGTGACCGTGGAGGAATTCATTCGTATCGAGACTAGTGACAGGGATCCCGATCCTACCATCGAACGAGACATGGGGGCTCTTTTATCGGCAGGGGTTCTTCAACTACGAAATAAATACCGTCCGAGAATGGACTCACCGGTCACCAACAAAAAAACCGATACACTCAAGGAAGCAATGAAGAATGTAGCAAGAACTAAAAGCGATTTCTGTTTCCAAGTCGATGATTCACAGCATTTACTCGGCATACTCACGTTGAGAGACATTATCCTTCAGTTTTCGCCACCGTCAATGAACTCTAATATCGATGGAGGAGGCTTCTTTGAAACTGCACTCGAACTGACTGGTTGTCAGATCAAAGGTGGAACACTAGTTTGTGATCATTAA
- the LOC107908790 gene encoding protein RER1B isoform X1 — MEGIGGPPMPQWGHDAWRMYQYYLDKSTPHTTYRWIGSLVIVAIYCLRVYSDQGFYIFVFGLGIYLLNLLFGFGFLSPLVDPELEGSDGPLLPIKRSDEFKPFIRRLPEFKFWYSMTKAFCIAFVMTFFSVFDAPVFWPILLCYGIVLFVITMRRLIGHMIKYKYIPFSIGKRKYSGKKGSASSSGSRED, encoded by the exons ATGGAAGGAATCGGAGGGCCACCGATGCCTCAATGGGGACATGATGCTTGGAGGATGTATCAGTATTATCTAGATAAGTCGACTCCTCATACGACTTATAGGTGGATCGGATCCCTTGTTATAGTAGCTATCTATTGTTTGCGGGTCTATTCCGATCAAGGGTTTTACATATTCGTGTTCGGTCTAGGGATTTACCTACTGAATTTGCtatttggatttgggtttttgtCTCCTTTGGTTGATCCTGAACTCGAAGGTTCCGATGGACCTTTGTTGCCAATAAAACGTTCAGACGAGTTCAAGCCGTTTATTCGTAGGCTACCCGAGTTTAAGTTCTG GTACTCCATGACCAAGGCTTTCTGCATAGCATTTGTCATGACTTTCTTCTCTGTATTCGATGCTCCCGTCTTTTGGCCTATACTACTTTGTTATGGGATCGTTCTCTTCGTTATTACAATGAGGCGTCTAATCGGACATATGATCAAATACAAGTATATCCCATTCAGCATCGGAAAACGG aAATATTCCGGTAAGAAAGGTTCTGCTAGTAGCAGTGGTTCTCGTGAGGATTGA
- the LOC107908787 gene encoding probable pinoresinol-lariciresinol reductase 3 isoform X2: MEKSKVLIIGATGRLGYHLAQFSLQFGHPTYILIRDSSLNDPNKAQKLNFLSTAGAIPLKGSLEDENSLTEAVKQVDVVICSIPSKQALDQKLLLKVIKESGCIKKFIPSEFGVDPNKIQLYNLAHRFYAGKTEISRLIEAEDIPYTCICCNLFMGYLLPSLAQPGLKAPPRDKVTIFGDGNAKAVFVKDVDVAACTINAIDDPRTLNKTLYLRPQGNVYSINELVAMWENKIGRELEKIHVPEEELLLKIKESSYPDNLEMIFIYSAFVKGDHTYFDIDECGVDGTKLYPHLKFTTSLDTRRL, from the exons ATGGAGAAGAGTAAAGTCCTTATAATAGGAGCAACTGGAAGATTAGGTTACCATTTAGCTCAATTCAGCCTTcaatttggtcacccaacttaTATTCTCATAAGAGATTCTTCTTTAAATGACCCCAACAAAGCTCAAAAACTCAACTTTCTCTCCACTGCTGGTGCCATTCCTCTCAAG GGTTCACTTGAAGATGAAAATAGTCTCACGGAAGCAGTGAAACAAGTGGATGTAGTTATTTGTTCAATCCCATCAAAACAAGCTCTTGATCAAAAACTACTTCTTAAGGTTATTAAAGAATCTGGGTGTATTAAG AAGTTCATTCCTTCTGAGTTCGGTGTAGATCCCAACAAAATTCAGTTATATAACTTGGCTCATCGTTTCTATGCTGGAAAAACTGAGATTAGTCGTCTTATAGAAGCTGAAGACATTCCTTATACTTGCATTTGCTGCAACCTATTCATGGGTTATTTACTTCCATCGTTAGCTCAACCTGGTTTAAAGGCTCCCCCGAGGGACAAGGTCACTATTTTCGGAGATGGAAATGCTAAAG CCGTCTTTGTGAAGGATGTTGACGTTGCTGCATGCACCATCAATGCCATAGATGATCCTCGAACGCTTAACAAGACATTGTATTTGAGACCCCAAGGGAATGTATACTCCATCAATGAGCTTGTAGCAATGTGGGAGAATAAAATTGGTAGGGAACTCGAGAAGATTCATGTACCGGAAGAGGAGCTTCTTCTGaaaatcaaag AGAGTTCATATCCGGACAACTTGGAGATGATTTTCATATATTCAGCCTTTGTGAAAGGAGATCATACATATTTTGATATTGACGAGTGTGGGGTTGATGGGACTAAACTCTATCCACACTTGAAATTCACTACA tcTCTTGATACAAGGAGATTGTAG
- the LOC107908788 gene encoding protein RER1A, translating to MEGIGGDGASVASPMPQWGHDAWRMYQYYLDKSTPHSAYRWIGTLVIVAIYCLRVYYVQGFYIVAYGLGIYLLNLLIGFLSPLVDPELEGSDGPLLPTKGSDEFKPFIRRLPEFKFWYSMTKAFCIAFVMTFFSVFDVPVFWPILLCYWIVLFVLTMRRQIGHMIKYKYIPFSIGKQKYSGKKGSAGSSGSRGD from the exons ATGGAAGGAATCGGAGGGGACGGTGCATCGGTGGCATCACCGATGCCTCAATGGGGACATGATGCTTGGAGGATGTATCAGTATTATCTAGATAAGTCGACTCCTCATTCGGCTTATAGGTGGATCGGAACCCTTGTTATAGTAGCTATCTATTGTTTGCGGGTCTATTACGTTCAAGGGTTTTACATAGTCGCGTACGGTCTAGGGATTTACCTACTGAATTTGCTAATTGGGTTTTTGTCTCCTTTGGTTGATCCTGAACTCGAAGGTTCCGATGGACCTTTGTTGCCAACAAAAGGTTCAGACGAGTTCAAGCCGTTTATTCGTAGGCTACCCGAGTTTAAGTTCTG GTACTCCATGACCAAGGCTTTCTGCATAGCATTTGTCATGACTTTCTTCTCTGTATTCGATGTTCCTGTCTTTTGGCCTATACTACTTTGTTATTGGATCGTTCTCTTCGTTCTTACAATGAGGCGTCAAATCGGACATATGATCAAATACAAGTATATCCCATTCAGCATCGGAAAACAG AAATATTCCGGTAAGAAAGGTTCTGCTGGTAGCAGTGGTTCTCGTGGGGATTGA
- the LOC107908787 gene encoding probable pinoresinol-lariciresinol reductase 3 isoform X1 — protein sequence MEKSKVLIIGATGRLGYHLAQFSLQFGHPTYILIRDSSLNDPNKAQKLNFLSTAGAIPLKGSLEDENSLTEAVKQVDVVICSIPSKQALDQKLLLKVIKESGCIKKFIPSEFGVDPNKIQLYNLAHRFYAGKTEISRLIEAEDIPYTCICCNLFMGYLLPSLAQPGLKAPPRDKVTIFGDGNAKAVFVKDVDVAACTINAIDDPRTLNKTLYLRPQGNVYSINELVAMWENKIGRELEKIHVPEEELLLKIKESSYPDNLEMIFIYSAFVKGDHTYFDIDECGVDGTKLYPHLKFTTVNEHLDTLV from the exons ATGGAGAAGAGTAAAGTCCTTATAATAGGAGCAACTGGAAGATTAGGTTACCATTTAGCTCAATTCAGCCTTcaatttggtcacccaacttaTATTCTCATAAGAGATTCTTCTTTAAATGACCCCAACAAAGCTCAAAAACTCAACTTTCTCTCCACTGCTGGTGCCATTCCTCTCAAG GGTTCACTTGAAGATGAAAATAGTCTCACGGAAGCAGTGAAACAAGTGGATGTAGTTATTTGTTCAATCCCATCAAAACAAGCTCTTGATCAAAAACTACTTCTTAAGGTTATTAAAGAATCTGGGTGTATTAAG AAGTTCATTCCTTCTGAGTTCGGTGTAGATCCCAACAAAATTCAGTTATATAACTTGGCTCATCGTTTCTATGCTGGAAAAACTGAGATTAGTCGTCTTATAGAAGCTGAAGACATTCCTTATACTTGCATTTGCTGCAACCTATTCATGGGTTATTTACTTCCATCGTTAGCTCAACCTGGTTTAAAGGCTCCCCCGAGGGACAAGGTCACTATTTTCGGAGATGGAAATGCTAAAG CCGTCTTTGTGAAGGATGTTGACGTTGCTGCATGCACCATCAATGCCATAGATGATCCTCGAACGCTTAACAAGACATTGTATTTGAGACCCCAAGGGAATGTATACTCCATCAATGAGCTTGTAGCAATGTGGGAGAATAAAATTGGTAGGGAACTCGAGAAGATTCATGTACCGGAAGAGGAGCTTCTTCTGaaaatcaaag AGAGTTCATATCCGGACAACTTGGAGATGATTTTCATATATTCAGCCTTTGTGAAAGGAGATCATACATATTTTGATATTGACGAGTGTGGGGTTGATGGGACTAAACTCTATCCACACTTGAAATTCACTACAGTTAATGAGCATCTAGATACTTTAGTGTGA
- the LOC107908786 gene encoding adoMet-dependent rRNA methyltransferase spb1 yields the protein MGKVKGKHRLDKYYQLAKEHGYRSRASWKLVQLDSKFSFLKSAHAVLDLCAAPGGWMQVAVQRVPVGSLVLGIDLVPIAPIRGAVALQQDITKSECKSKVKRVMEEHGVMAFDVILHDGSPNVGGAWAQEAMSQNALVIDSVKLATQFLAPKGTFVTKIFRSQDYSSVLYCLKQLFEKVEVDKPAASRSASAEIYLLGLKYKAPAKIDPRLLDVKHLFQGSTEPQKKVIDVLRVSKQKRHRDGYEDGETISKKASTAADFIWSDSPLEILGSVTSITFADPASLPIKDHSSTTEEVKALCDDLRVLGKQDFKYLLKWRMQLRKALSPEKATPTPTPSTVTDVNKGDEENEDDKLLNEMEELTYAMERKKKREKKLLAKRQAKDKSRKATGMQIDALEDGYVDHELFSLSSIKGKKDLAAVDSNEYDDGNVDVRGSEDEENQENTEDESFSDIDSDEERRRYDERIEEILDHAYEEYAAKKDGKTKQRKRVKQAYEQLEGGDDDDVMISDHDSDKDVADLEANPLMVSLDNGEGPTEEEITNRWFSQDIFGEAVEQGDLGKYDSGDEMEVDNRDEKPVIPEKSIAKKKQDEKSSIPDKAKEKKVNNAAGPKSTKLQGASKAEDDFEIVPAPATDSSDDSSSDDSEDDDVETKAEILACAKKMLRKKQRDQILDDAYNKYMFDDDGLPKWFLEEEKRHRQPIKPVTKEEIAAMRAQFKEINARPAKKVAEAKARKKRIAMKKLEKVRQKANSISDQADISERSKRKQIEQLYKKATPKKPQREYVVAKKGVQVRAGKGKVLVDRRMKKDARARATGKSGKGSSKKGKNGKVDKKGKGSGKASGRKGNKNKGSHS from the exons ATGGGTAAAGTGAAGGGAAAGCATAGATTAGATAAATACTACCAATTAGCCAAAGAACACGGCTACCGTTCTCGAGCATCATGGAAATTAGTTCAGCTCGATTCCAAATTCTCCTTCCTAAAATCAGCCCACGCCGTTCTCGACCTTTGCGCCGCTCCGGGTGGTTGGATGCAAGTCGCGGTTCAACGTGTTCCCGTCGGCAGCCTCGTGCTGGGCATCGATCTCGTTCCCATCGCTCCTATACGAGGTGCCGTCGCTCTCCAACAAGACATAACTAAATCCGAATGTAAATCCAAGGTTAAACGGGTGATGGAAGAACATGGTGTTATGGCTTTTGATGTTATTTTGCATGATGGGTCACCTAATGTTGGTGGAGCTTGGGCTCAAGAAGCAATGAGTCAAAATGCTTTGGTTATTGATTCTGTTAAGTTGGCTACCCAGTTTTTAGCCCCTAAAGGCACTTTTGTTACCAAGATTTTTAGGTCCCAAGATTACAGTTCTGTTCTTTATTGTCTCAAACAg TTATTTGAGAAGGTTGAAGTTGATAAACCAGCAGCTAGTCGTTCAGCATCAGCTGAGATTTATCTTTTGGGTTTAAAGTATAAAGCCCCTGCAAAGATTGATCCACGTCTTCTTGATGTTAAACATTTGTTTCAAGGATCAACAGAGCCACAAAAGAAg GTGATTGATGTACTTAGGGTATCGAAACAAAAGAGACACCGTGATGG TTATGAAGATGGAGAGACAATCTCGAAGAAGGCATCTACTGCTGCTGACTTCATTTGGTCCGATTCTCCTCTTGAAATCCTTGGTTCGGTTACTTCCATAACCTTTGCGGATCCGGCTTCATTGCCTATTAAGGATCACAGCTCCACCACAGAAGAG GTCAAAGCTCTTTGCGATGATTTGCGTGTTTTAGGAAAGCAAGATTTCAAGTACCTTTTGAA GTGGCGGATGCAATTGAGAAAAGCTTTGTCTCCTGAAAAGGCTACTCCTACTCCTACTCCTAGTACTGTTACTGATGTCAATAAAGGGGATGAGGAGAATGAAGATGATAAGTTACTCAATGAGATGGAGGAGCTCACGTATGCCATGGAGCgtaagaagaaaagagagaagaagctTCTCGCAAAAAGACAGGCAAAG GACAAATCACGAAAGGCAACGGGAATGCAAATCGATGCCCTGGAAGATGGTTATGTTGATCATGAgttgttttctctttcttctattaAG GGTAAGAAAGATCTTGCGGCGGTTGATTCCAACGAGTATGATGATGGGAATGTTGATGTAAGGGGTAGCGAAGATGAAGAAAACCAAGAGAACACTGAAGATGAGTCATTCAGTGATATCGATTCTGACGAAGAACGAAGAAG ATATGATGAAAGAATTGAAGAGATCCTTGATCATGCTTATGAAGAGTATGCGGCCAAAAAGGACGGAAAAACAAAGCAGAGGAAGCGTGTGAAACAAGCCTATGAGCAATTGGAG GGtggtgatgacgatgatgttatGATTTCCGATCATGATTCAGACAAGGATGTGGCTGATCTTGAAGCAAATCCTCTTATGGTATCACTAGACAATGGGGAAGGACCAACTGAGGAGGAAATTACAAACAGGTGGTTCAGTCAGGATATTTTTGGTGAAGCTGTGGAGCAGGGGGATTTAGGGAAGTATGACAGTGGTGATGAAATGGAGGTCGATAATCGAGATGAAAAGCCGGTTATTCCCGAGAAGTCGATAGCAAAGAAAAAGCAGGATGAAAAATCTTCTATTCCTGACAAGGCCAAGGAGAAGAAAGTAAACAATGCTGCCGGCCCCAAAAGCACCAAACTCCAGGGTGCTTCTAAAGCAGAGGACGATTTCGAGATTGTCCCGGCACCGGCTACAGATTCGAGTGACGACTCATCTTCAGATGACTCAGAGGATGACGATGTTGAAACGAAAGCTGAGATATTAGCTTGTGCTAAGAAGATGCTAAGGAAAAAGCAAAGGGATCAAATTCTTGATGATgcttataataaatatatgtttgatGATGACGGTTTACCGAAATGGTTCTTAGAGGAGGAAAAGAGGCATCGCCAACCAATTAAGCCCGTTACAAAAGAAGAGATTGCTGCAATGCGTGCACAATTCAAAGAGATCAATGCTCGACCAGCTAAGAAAGTTGCAGAGGCAAAAGCCCGAAAGAAGCGGATTGCAATGAAAAAGCTCGAAAAGGTACGGCAGAAAGCAAACAGTATTTCAGACCAAGCTGACATCTCCGAAAGGTCAAAGAGGAAGCAAATTGAACAACTCTACAAGAAGGCTACACCCAAAAAGCCCCAAAGGGAATACGTGGTCGCGAAGAAAGGGGTTCAAGTTAGGGCTGGCAAGGGGAAAGTCCTTGTTGATCGACGGATGAAGAAGGATGCTAGGGCACGAGCAACGGGTAAATCCGGAAAAGGCAGTTCAAAGAAGGGAAAGAATGGTAAAGTTGATAAGAAAGGTAAAGGTTCTGGCAAGGCTTCAGGGAGGAAGGGAAACAAAAACAAAGGTAGCCATTCATGA